In Solea senegalensis isolate Sse05_10M linkage group LG18, IFAPA_SoseM_1, whole genome shotgun sequence, a single window of DNA contains:
- the fbxw10 gene encoding CMT1A duplicated region transcript 1 protein translates to MREGNMDNVDVNNREAPKKMKCVKFDYKSKVGCAKMCGLCPACAFAPKPAGRTQCLWKVTDGHRRRFVVELLLRCKSTLLLESIQNMLSVTSWTLFIYGRARVPSRPFTDHITNPAFLEEPPDVDMEEIWDWFSSSPDWIKSLYLCRLFLLCDSELLRVFANLTNVLLATLRAVKQRKLSGCNTSVSEQCKDEDLEDPAVMVDPGSSRSMSGVSRYRDFVGCLPVNLSKRILGLLEEASLKSCQKVCRRWQPLVKETMEDKKFRRQFQDQTQATMNKYKGMDLVSPTYANIVEVHVPTHEEEEADIHSSYQRLQPFEAAYAKIKTKFVQMEERNVYCGAHFAKVVLMKEDPHRVLDYRGRAYMATASKDCAAHLYYVSSEAKMVSVMKGHVGTIRAVLLCEDRNLVITASCDASIRCWNLKTDLCEIVLYGHTGTVNCLDVHADRLVSGSKDCTVKVWNLETGKHLQGLNFKHPNSIQCVKINTTKVFSSCARGLVKIWNLEKASVLRVIDAHRSPVRCLFFDEWHLLSGDVNGQVMVWSTNCQVKECLMTFSHPKEVKSLALIYLRVVTGCVDGKIRIFNFLTGDCLRAITVEPKAGCILSLHFLDSSILINTISCVKVYHFAKVFWDYPDSAEESQSVVLTQEESPASLRKVTFNDGTAQETPPSPRIHTSDYKKPEIAELLQHTHVPVTPSKCQTQVRERCKTAPQSVSRSKKVKTCEQTKKRPLRGNTSQNARQGAYDVEANDSTECLDDSNNTDSWASYTPQDSLPSDSQALPTSKQSRASSLQNTCGGQSRKTKSRVQRLERGASPNVSDADVATRRQHRGVFSGKVQPPSADVQKPKGRVGAFTGSAKKQPKPSA, encoded by the exons atGCGCGAAGGCAACATGGACAACGTGGATGTGAACAATCGTGAAGCACCAAAGAAGATGAAGTGCGTTAAGTTTGACTATAAATCCAAGGTGGGATGCGCAAAGATGTGCGGCTTGTGTCCCGCGTGCGCTTTTGCCCCCAAACCTGCGGGGCGTACTCAGTGCCTGTGGAAGGTGACGGATGGACACAGGAGGAGGTTCGTGGTGGAGCTGCTTCTACGCTGCAAAAGCACCCTACTGCTCGAAAGCATCCAGAATATGCTGAGTGTAACATCGTGGACTTTGTTCATCTATGGTCGGGCGAGAGTCCCATCTCGACCTTTTACCGACCACATCACAAACCCGGCGTTCCTGGAGGAGCCACCGGACGTGGATATGGAGGAGATCTGGGACTGGTTCAGCAGCAGTCCAGACTGGATTAAATCACTTTATCTTTGTCgtctttttttactctgtgaCTCGGAACTTTTGCGCGTGTTTGCCAACCTAACCAACGTCCTTTTGGCAACACTGAGAGCGGTGAAGCAACGCAAAC TGAGTGGCTGCAACACCAGTGTGTCTGAACAGTGCAAAGACGAAGACTTGGAGGATCCTGCTGTCATGGTGGATCCTGGTTCCTCCAGATCCATGTCTGGAGTGAGCCGATACCGAGACTTTGTAGGCTGCCTGCCTGTTAATTTGTCGAAGAGGATACTAG GTCTGTTAGAAGAAGCATCTTTAAAAAGCTGCCAGAAGGTTTGTCGTCGCTGGCAGCCCCTCGTAAAAGAAACCATGGAGGACAAGAAGTTCAGAAGACAGTTCCAGGACCAAACTCAGGCAACTATGAAT AAGTACAAAGGCATGGATCTGGTCAGTCCCACTTACGCAAACATTGTTGAAGTCCACGTGCCCAcacatgaggaagaagaagcagataTTCACTCAAGTTACCAGAGG TTACAGCCATTTGAAGCTGCTTATGCCAAAATCAAAACCAAGTTTGTCCAAATGGAGGAGCGGAATGTGTATTGTGGTGCACATTTTGCCAAAGTCGTGCTGATGAA AGAAGACCCCCATCGAGTGTTGGACTACAGAGGCAGAGCGTATATGGCCACCGCCTCCAAGGACTGCGCCGCGCATCTGTATTACGTTTCATCAGAAGCAAAGATGGTGTCGGTGATGAAGGGCCACGTTGGCACCATCCGGGCGGTGCTGCTCTGTGAGGACAGAAACCTGGTGATAACTGCGAGCTGTGACGCCAGTATcag GTGCTGGAATTTGAAGACAGACTTGTGTGAGATTGTGCTGTATGGTCACACCGGCACCGTCAACTGTCTGGATGTCCATGCTGATAGACTTGTCTCAGGGTCGAAAGACTGCACCGTGAAAG TGTGGAATCTGGAAACAGGGAAGCATCTTCAGGGTTTAAATTTCAAACACCCGAACTCCATCCAATGTGTGAAGATCAACACAACCAAAGTGTTCAGCAGCTGTGCCCGAGGCCTCGTCAAGATATGGAACTTGGAGAAGGCATCAGTACTTAGG GTGATTGACGCCCACAGGAGCCCAGTCAGGTGCTTATTCTTTGATGAATGGCATCTTCTATCTGGGGACGTTAATGGTCAAGTCATGGTGTGGAGCACCAACTGTCAGGTTAAAGAGTGTCTCATGACCTTCAGCCACCCAAA AGAGGTCAAATCGCTGGCACTCATCTACCTGCGTGTTGTCACTGGCTGTGTGGACGGAAAGATTCGTATTTTTAATTTCCTCACCGGTGATTGCTTGAGAGCCATCACAGTGGAGCCTAAGGCAGGTTGTATCCTGTCCCTGCACTTCCTTGACAGCAG CATATTGATAAACACGATATCCTGTGTGAAAGTTTACCACTTTGCCAAAGTGTTCTGGGATTACCCCGACTCAGCAGAAGAGAGCCAGAGTGTGGTGCTGACTCAGGAGGAATCTCCAGCATCCCTCAGAAAGGTTACCTTCAACGATGGCACGGCACAGGAGACCCCACCCAGCCCAAGGATACACACCAGTGACTACAAGAAGCCAGAGATAGCTGAGCTGCTTCAACACACGCACGTCCCGGTGACTCCCTCTAAATGTCAGACTCAAG TCCGAGAACGCTGTAAGACCGCTCCACAATCTGTGAGTCGGagtaaaaaggtaaaaacatgtgagcaaacaaaaaagagGCCACTCAGAGGCAACACCAGTCAGAATGCACGGCAGGGCGCGTACGACGTCGAAGCTAATGACAGCACCGAGTGCCTCGACGACAGCAACAACACAGATTCCTGGGCTAGTTACACGCCACAGGATTCCCTGCCCTCCGACTCCCAGGCTCTGCCAACGAGCAAGCAGTCTCGCGCTTCTTCACTGCAGAACACGTGCGGCGGTCAGTCGAGGAAGACAAAGAGCCGCGTCCAACGTCTGGAGAGAGGTGCCAGTCCAAATGTGTCAGACGCAGACGTCGCCACGAGGAGACAACACCGCGGTGTATTTTCTGGAAAAGTACAACCTCCCAGTGCTGATGTGCAGAAGCCAAAGGGGAGAGTTGGTGCCTTCACAGGAAGTGCCAAAAAGCAGCCAAAACCTTCTGCGTGA
- the prdm9 gene encoding histone-lysine N-methyltransferase PRDM9, with translation MSAGSDVVAWVETTEEVVVTEESPPSDDNAPPVLEPAEATVQKLLDTLGKGENPEANDGFHCEECLTLFQEHSDPTNINGPSFVLDFPMSTGVPQRALLTLPYGLMIGRSSIPRAGIGVINHGPTVCPGMHFGPYEGEVTTRENAMSSDFSWEINKGEPDYEYIDAARESHSNWMRYVNCARNKDESNLLAVQFKGSILFHCCRTIHPGDELMVWPSDKLLANFSESWSQLWFMKLKSEESNATVASQVFLCSQCQLSFTTEAFLQRHIEHFHTQPTGDCATPDAQGAELENPTPSEDSGTVESLVVLSPVDPFDSKTCGDCGKTFKQMPHLRRHKLCVHSNRRPYCCPKCRRTFSQACGLIRHQLVHRKHTVPKVANQSKNVSENTEISTQSSELFVAADSGIIDEAKETDVNENQQEAMDVTETQNASTGEAETSQFNCSDCVKSFINEASLKKHRVIVHEKLRPYVCTVCQRCFGQYNDLTRHLQVHRKEKKGKEQLNEAPEEPNALSFSCADCSLAFPSEDTLQQHTNEHNSGDTTVKEGHPLPVNSDQINDPDFVPQTSVAGTDVSVQNASSQRPRRLGARSRISAITKLIAPKQRRGVCKKLASSTPTDLSCTQPVASTVRNVKFTKYKWFSCERCKRTYGNPSELKSHKCAWKQHKCGQCGASFSKSGFLKRHEQRVHTNAKSYRCDHCDKVFTTACNLKQHQKSNTCMKYHCTSELFSCSFCQFSFTMKSYLIKHIKRHHPVEYLSICESDSLMDQLQEEQTEKERVCPHCGKSCASAKAFKSHTCFQQVKVLYLCTDCGKGFTNHYGLKQHQRIHTGEKPHRCPHCSKSFSYTGQLNVHLRTHTGEKPYLCTHCGESFRQSGDLKRHERKHTGVKPYTCPECCKSFSRPHSLKAHQMLHMGQKMFNCNQCGKSFSRNYHLRRHHQKMHL, from the exons ATGTCGGCCGGGAGTGACGTGGTGGCGTGGGTTGAGACAACCGAAGAGGTTGTCGTAACAGAGGAGTCACCACCATCTGATGACAACGCTCCTCCAG TTTTAGAGCCAGCAGAAGCAACCGTTCAGAAGTTACTAGATACTTTGGGGAAGGGAGAAAACCCAGAGGCTAACGATGGCTTTC ATTGTGAGGAGTGTCTGACTCTCTTCCAGGAGCACAGTGATCCTACCAACATTAATGGCCCATCTTTTGTCCTTGACTTTCCAATGAGCACTGGTGTCCCGCAGCGAGCTCTTCTCACTCTCCCCTATGGACTGATGATAGGCAGATCTAGCATTCCCAGAGCAGGTATTGGGGTCATAAATCATGGTCCAACTGTGTGTCCGGGAATGCATTTTGGACCGTATGAGGGGGAAGTGACAACAAGAGAAAATGCCATGTCAAGTGACTTCTCCTGGGAG ATTAATAAAGGAGAGCCTGATTATGAATACATTGATGCTGCCAGAGAATCACACTCAAACTGGATGag GTATGTCAACTGTGCTCGTAATAAAGACGAGTCAAATCTGCTGGCAGTCCAGTTCAAAGGCAGCATCCTCTTTCACTGCTGTCGCACCATACATCCTGGAGATGAGCTCATGGTGTGGCCCAGTGACAAACTCCTTGCCAATTTCAGTGAATCTTGGAGCCAGCTGTGGTTTATGAAGTTGAAATCTGAAG AGAGTAATGCAACAGTAGCATCTCAGGTCTTCTTGTGCTCCCAGTGTCAGCTTTCCTTCACTACAGAGGCTTTTCTCCAGCGACATATCGAACACTTCCACACGCAGCCCACAGGGGACTGTGCAACACCTGATGCTCAGGGAGCGGAACTTGAAAATCCCACCCCAAGTGAGGACTCGGGAACTGTAGAATCACTGGTGGTGTTATCACCCGTTGACCCTTTTGACTCCAAAACATGTGGAGATTGCGGGAAAACTTTCAAGCAAATGCCACACCTCAGAAGGCACAAACTTTGTGTCCACTCAAACAGGCGCCCCTACTGCTGCCCAAAGTGCAGGCGAACTTTTAGCCAGGCATGTGGTCTAATCAGACACCAGCTTGTTCACCGGAAGCACACTGTGCCGAAGGTTGCCaatcaaagcaaaaatgtcagtgaaaacacagaaatctcCACACAAAGCTCAGAACTTTTTGTAGCTGCTGATTCAGGCATAATTGATGAAGCAAAAGAAACGGACGTAAATGAGAATCAACAAGAGGCGATGGATGTAACTGAAACGCAGAATGCATCTACAGGAGAAGCAGAAACATCTCAATTTAACTGTTCAGACTGCGTGAAGAGCTTCATAAATGAGGCCTCCCTTAAAAAGCACAGGGTGATTGTCCATGAGAAGTTACGCCCCTATGTCTGCACTGTGTGTCAGAGATGCTTTGGTCAGTACAATGACCTGACCAGGCACCTGCAGgttcacagaaaagaaaagaaaggtaaAGAACAACTAAATGAGGCTCCGGAGGAACCAAACGCCTTGTCTTTTAGCTGTGCCGACTGTTCACTGGCTTTTCCTTCAGAGGATACCCTTCAGCAACACACCAATGAGCATAACTCAGGGGATACCACAGTGAAGGAGGGTCATCCATTGCCTGTCAACAGTGATCAAATTAATGATCCTGATTTCGTTCCACAAACCTCTGTGGCTGGAACGGATGTATCGGTCCAAAACGCTTCCTCTCAGCGGCCTCGGAGACTTGGTGCTAGATCTCGAATTTCGGCCATTACCAAGCTCATAGCTCCAAAACAAAGAAGAGGCGTCTGCAAGAAACTAGCCAGCTCCACTCCGACTGATCTGAGCTGCACTCAACCAGTAGCCTCTACTGTCAGAAATGTCAAGTTCACAAAATACAAATGGTTTAGTTGTGAGAGATGTAAACGGACATATGGAAACCCGAGTGAGCTCAAATCCCACAAATGTGCTTGGAAACAGCACAAGTGTGGTCAGTGTGGGGCGTCTTTCAGTAAGTCTGGGTTTCTGAAGAGACACGAGCAGCGggtacacacaaatgcaaagtcCTACAGATGTGACCACTGTGATAAAGTCTTCACCACCGCTTGTAACCTGAAACAGCATCAGAAGAGCAACACTTGTATGAAGTATCACTGCACGTCTGAGCTTTTCTCATGCTCCTTCTGTCAGTTTTCCTTCACCATGAAGAGCTACCTTATCAAACACATCAAGAGGCACCACCCCGTGGAGTATCTATCGATCTGTGAATCCGATAGCCTGATGGATCAGCTGCAGGAAGAGCAGACGGAGAAGGAGCGTGTGTGCCCGCATTGTGGGAAAAGCTGTGCAAGTGCCAAAGCTTTCAAAAGTCACACTTGCTTCCAGCAGGTGAAGGTTCTGTACTTGTGCACAGACTGTGGAAAGGGCTTCACAAACCACTATGGTCTGAAGCAGCATCAGCGCATTCACACGGGGGAGAAGCCACACCGCTGCCCTCACTGCAGTAAAAGCTTCTCGTACACAGGCCAGCTCAACGTGCACCTCCGAACTCACACTGGTGAGAAGCCGTACCTGTGCACCCACTGTGGAGAGAGCTTTCGGCAGTCGGGAGACCTGAAGCGGCACGAGAGGAAGCACACAGGGGTGAAGCCCTACACCTGCCCCGAGTGCTGTAAAAGCTTTAGTCGTCCACACAGTCTCAAAGCTCACCAGATGCTTCACATGGGACAGAAAAtgttcaattgcaaccagtgtGGAAAGAGCTTTTCAAGAAACTACCATCTCAGGAGGCACCATCAGAAGATGCACTTGTAG